In one Kitasatospora cineracea genomic region, the following are encoded:
- a CDS encoding DUF4331 domain-containing protein codes for MSLLRRSPGRSSAARGAAVLTALALGMAGTALLGTGAGTSAASSHREAPLIAADPQVDNTDVYAFTSPDNPDTVTLIANWLPFQEPNGGPNFYPWADGAHYDVNIDSQGTGHPDVTYRWTFHTEDLRGTDTFLYDKGPVNNLTDDTLRFRQYYTLQELHPGCDPVTLVEHGQVAPSDTGRASMPDYGRLRQQATVQLPGGGQTVATQAADPFFLDLRVFDLLYGGNLSEVGQNTLAGYNVNSVALQIPKSRLAYKGDPARNPVIGVWSSTEKQSMKLGPGKADPVGPYVQVSRLGNPLVNEVVVPAGLKDAFNALPPSEDHNQPAVVAKVLDPEVPKLVQAVYGLPAPAAPRTDLQEIFLTGIAKAANGPLAVDLNSQLMNRDIDPNRFVPAEELRLNMSTPVTPKPDRLGVLDGDFQGFPNGRRLGDDVVDIALQVVEGATPGKFVQALAAGDKVNGPDRPFGATFPYLALPYDKAVNQK; via the coding sequence ATGAGCCTTCTTCGTCGATCCCCGGGTCGCAGCTCGGCGGCCCGCGGGGCCGCGGTCCTCACCGCCCTCGCCCTCGGCATGGCCGGCACCGCCCTGCTCGGCACCGGCGCCGGGACATCGGCGGCGTCCAGCCACCGCGAGGCGCCGCTGATCGCCGCCGACCCGCAGGTCGACAACACCGACGTGTACGCCTTCACCAGCCCCGACAACCCCGACACGGTCACGCTGATCGCCAACTGGCTGCCGTTCCAGGAGCCCAACGGCGGCCCGAACTTCTACCCGTGGGCGGACGGCGCGCACTACGACGTCAACATCGACTCGCAGGGCACCGGGCACCCCGACGTCACCTACCGCTGGACCTTCCACACCGAGGACCTGCGCGGCACCGACACCTTCCTCTACGACAAGGGCCCGGTGAACAACCTCACCGACGACACCCTGCGCTTCCGCCAGTACTACACGCTCCAGGAGCTCCACCCGGGCTGCGACCCGGTGACCCTGGTCGAGCACGGCCAGGTCGCCCCGTCCGACACCGGCCGGGCCTCGATGCCCGACTACGGGCGGCTGCGGCAGCAGGCCACCGTCCAACTCCCGGGCGGCGGACAGACGGTGGCCACCCAGGCCGCCGACCCGTTCTTCCTCGACCTGCGGGTCTTCGACCTGCTGTACGGCGGCAACCTCTCCGAGGTCGGCCAGAACACCCTGGCCGGGTACAACGTCAACTCCGTGGCCCTGCAGATCCCCAAGAGCCGCCTCGCGTACAAGGGCGACCCGGCCCGCAACCCCGTCATCGGCGTCTGGTCGAGCACCGAGAAGCAGAGCATGAAGCTCGGCCCGGGCAAGGCCGACCCGGTCGGGCCGTACGTGCAGGTCTCGCGGCTGGGCAACCCGCTGGTCAACGAGGTCGTCGTCCCGGCCGGGCTGAAGGACGCGTTCAACGCGCTGCCCCCGTCCGAGGACCACAACCAGCCCGCGGTGGTCGCCAAGGTCCTCGACCCCGAGGTGCCCAAGCTCGTCCAGGCGGTCTACGGCCTGCCCGCGCCCGCCGCGCCGCGCACCGACCTGCAGGAGATCTTCCTCACCGGCATCGCCAAGGCCGCCAACGGCCCGCTCGCCGTCGACCTCAACTCCCAGCTGATGAACCGGGACATCGACCCGAACCGGTTCGTGCCCGCCGAGGAGCTGCGGCTGAACATGTCCACCCCGGTGACGCCGAAGCCGGACCGCCTCGGCGTCCTCGACGGCGACTTCCAGGGCTTCCCCAACGGCCGCCGCCTCGGCGACGACGTCGTCGACATCGCCCTGCAGGTCGTCGAGGGCGCCACCCCCGGCAAGTTCGTCCAGGCCCTCGCCGCGGGCGACAAGGTCAACGGCCCCGACCGGCCGTTCGGCGCGACGTTCCCCTACCTGGCCCTGCCCTACGACAAGGCCGTCAACCAGAAGTGA